In Sedimentibacter sp. MB31-C6, one genomic interval encodes:
- a CDS encoding V-type ATP synthase subunit F translates to MYKIGVIGDKQSIIGFQAVGLDVFYCSTKEEAKHTLNKIAKEDYAIIYITESFYSEIDDTIHEYDELRLPAIIPIPSMKEKLGIGEANIKKAVEKAVGADILFNND, encoded by the coding sequence ATGTATAAAATTGGTGTTATTGGTGATAAACAAAGTATCATTGGTTTTCAAGCAGTTGGGTTAGATGTATTTTATTGTTCAACTAAGGAAGAAGCAAAACATACATTAAATAAAATAGCAAAAGAAGATTATGCTATAATTTATATAACTGAAAGTTTTTATAGTGAAATTGATGATACTATACATGAGTATGATGAATTGCGTCTGCCAGCAATTATACCTATACCAAGTATGAAAGAGAAGCTGGGTATAGGAGAAGCAAATATTAAAAAAGCAGTAGAAAAAGCAGTTGGTGCTGACATATTGTTTAACAATGATTAA
- a CDS encoding V-type ATP synthase subunit C encodes MAKIKDTDYLFSTARVRSIEKYMLTHEKVEKMIDAKTTEDALKVLYDSNYGDVNEQISVNDYEKLLTQEHKKTYDFIMSIAPELDNFNMFLYTYDYHNLKVIMKSEYLGIDSSDLLVNTGSIDIKKLNYAVKERDFSGLTENMALALKEIIEVFPKNKDPQVIDIIFDKYCYEEMLNSAKSLNSKFIEDYIRLQIDTINLKTYVRLRKMNKSWDFFSKVYIKGGKISEQIFIKNYDETFEKFADELFAFDLRDEFIEGTESLEETGKFTALEKIFDNKLLNHVKSAKYISYGIEPLVGYLIAKDNEIKIARIILAGKIAGISSELIKERLRETYV; translated from the coding sequence TTGGCAAAGATAAAAGATACAGATTATTTGTTTTCTACTGCAAGGGTCAGAAGTATAGAAAAATACATGTTGACACATGAAAAGGTAGAAAAAATGATAGATGCAAAGACAACTGAGGATGCATTAAAGGTTTTATATGATAGTAATTATGGGGATGTCAATGAACAAATTTCTGTTAATGATTATGAAAAACTTTTAACTCAAGAGCATAAAAAGACTTATGATTTCATAATGTCTATAGCACCAGAATTAGATAATTTTAATATGTTCTTATATACATATGATTATCATAATTTAAAAGTTATTATGAAATCAGAATATCTAGGTATTGATTCTTCCGATTTATTAGTAAATACTGGGTCAATAGATATTAAAAAACTTAATTATGCTGTAAAGGAAAGAGATTTTTCTGGGTTAACAGAAAATATGGCTTTAGCCTTAAAGGAAATAATAGAAGTATTTCCTAAGAATAAAGACCCTCAGGTTATAGATATAATCTTTGACAAATATTGTTATGAGGAAATGTTAAATAGTGCTAAAAGTTTAAATAGTAAATTTATAGAAGATTATATAAGGCTACAAATTGATACAATTAATTTAAAGACTTATGTAAGGCTTAGAAAAATGAATAAGTCTTGGGATTTCTTTTCAAAGGTTTATATTAAAGGCGGAAAAATATCAGAACAAATATTTATAAAAAATTATGATGAAACATTTGAAAAATTTGCTGACGAGCTTTTTGCATTTGATTTGAGAGATGAATTCATTGAAGGTACAGAATCATTAGAAGAAACAGGTAAGTTTACAGCATTGGAAAAAATATTTGACAATAAACTTCTTAATCATGTTAAATCTGCAAAATATATTTCATATGGAATAGAACCGCTTGTAGGTTATTTGATAGCAAAAGATAATGAGATAAAAATTGCAAGGATTATTTTGGCAGGCAAAATTGCAGGTATCTCTTCAGAACTTATAAAAGAGAGGTTGAGAGAGACTTATGTATAA
- a CDS encoding V-type ATP synthase subunit E — protein sequence MSIENITLNILNEAKSAADISIKNAEERSLEIINEAKLQAETITKEYAERTKNEAEILKNRKVSAAELQSRKMKLSAKQDAIKKSFEKALLKLKEMPEEKYIDFLSEEIVKIPNCEGVIILNENDREKIGEELVKKANEKLKDEKLSLSKKTIHASGGFILKNGSIEINSTFETLLDSIKDELTYEVASTLFK from the coding sequence ATGAGCATTGAAAATATAACTCTGAATATTTTAAATGAAGCAAAAAGTGCTGCGGATATTTCAATAAAAAATGCTGAAGAACGCAGTTTAGAAATTATTAATGAAGCTAAATTACAGGCAGAAACAATTACAAAAGAATATGCAGAGAGAACGAAAAACGAAGCGGAAATTCTTAAAAATAGAAAAGTATCTGCTGCAGAACTTCAATCAAGAAAAATGAAATTAAGTGCTAAGCAAGATGCCATAAAGAAAAGTTTTGAAAAAGCACTTTTAAAGCTAAAAGAAATGCCAGAGGAAAAATATATTGATTTTCTTTCAGAGGAAATTGTGAAAATTCCAAATTGCGAAGGTGTTATAATTTTAAATGAGAATGATAGGGAAAAAATAGGAGAAGAACTTGTAAAAAAAGCAAATGAAAAATTGAAAGATGAAAAGCTATCATTAAGTAAAAAAACAATTCATGCAAGTGGAGGCTTTATTCTTAAAAATGGATCTATAGAAATTAATAGTACTTTTGAAACACTATTAGACTCAATTAAGGATGAACTTACATATGAAGTTGCAAGTACTCTTTTTAAATAA
- a CDS encoding V-type ATP synthase subunit K, translating into MNVLTNGNFLAVLGAAVAALAGIGSAIGVGIAGQAAAGVMAEDPKKFGSALIMQALPGTQGIYGLLIAFIILNKIGMLGGGMAELSAAQGGFILSAALPMGIVGIISAIHQGKVAASGIMLISKRPEEIAKAMVFAAMVETYAVLALLISFLMINGVAI; encoded by the coding sequence ATGAATGTTTTAACTAATGGTAATTTTTTGGCAGTATTAGGAGCTGCTGTAGCAGCTCTAGCGGGTATCGGAAGTGCAATTGGAGTAGGAATAGCAGGTCAAGCAGCGGCTGGAGTTATGGCAGAAGATCCTAAAAAATTTGGATCCGCGTTAATTATGCAAGCATTACCTGGTACACAAGGTATATACGGACTTCTTATAGCATTTATTATTTTAAACAAAATAGGCATGCTTGGTGGAGGCATGGCTGAATTATCTGCTGCTCAAGGTGGATTTATTTTATCGGCAGCTCTTCCTATGGGGATAGTTGGTATTATTTCAGCTATACATCAAGGTAAAGTTGCAGCATCAGGAATTATGCTTATTTCAAAGAGACCTGAAGAAATAGCAAAGGCTATGGTTTTTGCAGCTATGGTTGAAACTTATGCCGTTTTAGCTCTTCTTATTTCTTTCCTTATGATAAACGGAGTTGCAATTTAA